From a region of the Thermosipho melanesiensis BI429 genome:
- a CDS encoding 2-hydroxyacid dehydrogenase: protein MKVFITYKIPDAGIKMLQKKFKIEVYQGEKFLTKKEMMEKVKNVDAVITQLRDPVDREFIDAGKNLKIIANYAVGYNNIDVEYAKKKGIYVTNTPDVLTEATADIAWALILAVARKIIPADKFVREGKFEGWKPHLFLGHEIYGKTIGIIGMGRIGKAVARRAMGFGMKILYHNRKKVDDDYKYNAKYVELETLLKESDYISIHTPLTKETYHLLDSEKLSLLKPTSILINTARGPVVDEKALYEFLREGKIAGAGFDVYENEPKLTSGLEKLDNVVLLPHIGSATYETREKMSIMVAENVIDALEGKIPRNLVWGND, encoded by the coding sequence ATGAAAGTATTTATTACTTACAAAATACCTGATGCAGGCATTAAAATGTTACAAAAAAAATTTAAAATAGAAGTATACCAAGGTGAAAAGTTTTTAACAAAAAAAGAAATGATGGAAAAAGTTAAAAATGTAGATGCCGTCATTACCCAATTAAGAGATCCTGTAGATAGGGAATTTATAGATGCTGGAAAAAATTTAAAAATAATAGCAAATTACGCTGTGGGATATAACAACATAGATGTTGAATACGCAAAGAAAAAGGGGATATATGTAACAAATACACCAGACGTTTTAACGGAAGCAACAGCAGATATTGCATGGGCATTAATTTTAGCAGTGGCAAGAAAAATCATTCCAGCAGACAAATTTGTAAGAGAAGGAAAATTTGAAGGGTGGAAACCCCATCTCTTTCTTGGCCATGAAATATACGGAAAAACTATTGGAATAATTGGAATGGGAAGAATAGGAAAGGCTGTAGCAAGAAGAGCAATGGGGTTTGGTATGAAAATACTTTATCACAACAGAAAAAAAGTAGATGATGACTATAAATACAATGCAAAATACGTGGAACTCGAAACCCTCTTAAAAGAAAGCGATTACATCTCAATACACACTCCTTTAACAAAAGAAACTTATCATTTACTAGATAGCGAAAAACTTTCACTTTTAAAACCAACTTCTATACTTATTAACACAGCAAGGGGACCTGTGGTCGACGAAAAGGCATTGTATGAATTTTTAAGAGAAGGAAAGATTGCAGGTGCAGGTTTTGATGTCTATGAAAACGAACCAAAATTAACGTCTGGTTTGGAAAAATTAGATAACGTAGTGTTGCTACCACACATTGGTTCAGCAACATATGAAACAAGGGAAAAGATGTCAATAATGGTAGCCGAAAATGTAATAGATGCATTGGAAGGAAAAATTCCAAGAAATTTGGTGTGGGGTAATGATTAA
- a CDS encoding SagB/ThcOx family dehydrogenase has protein sequence MKSRDVLKSNWRAITNTDREKGIEKPEVEKTCEGVILLPKFDLGHKSFFQTIKERKSIRRFSNEALSLKELSFLLWTSYGVRKYVETRKVVFRTVPSAGATHPFDVYVMVFNVKGLDAGIYRYSGLKHGLCKVKLGDFRKSIVDATLGQKFVRESAVVFVLVAVPYRTEWKYKQESYKTIAIDAGHVCQNIYLASTSIDCGTCAIAAYDQEKMDGLIGVDGNEEFVVYFAPIGKLT, from the coding sequence ATGAAAAGTAGAGATGTTTTGAAGTCAAATTGGCGGGCAATTACAAATACTGATAGGGAAAAGGGAATAGAAAAACCTGAGGTTGAAAAAACATGTGAAGGTGTGATTTTACTTCCAAAATTTGATTTAGGACATAAGTCCTTTTTTCAAACAATAAAAGAAAGAAAAAGTATAAGGAGATTTTCTAATGAGGCTTTATCTTTAAAAGAACTTTCGTTTTTGTTGTGGACATCGTACGGCGTGAGGAAATATGTAGAAACAAGGAAGGTAGTTTTTAGAACGGTCCCATCTGCAGGAGCAACTCATCCTTTTGACGTTTACGTTATGGTTTTTAACGTTAAAGGGCTTGATGCGGGAATATATAGATATTCTGGGTTAAAACATGGTTTATGTAAGGTAAAATTGGGAGACTTTAGAAAAAGTATTGTCGATGCTACTTTGGGTCAAAAATTTGTGAGAGAAAGTGCCGTTGTTTTTGTGTTGGTTGCTGTGCCATATAGAACTGAATGGAAGTACAAACAGGAGTCTTATAAGACAATTGCAATTGATGCGGGCCATGTTTGTCAAAATATTTATTTGGCTTCTACCAGCATTGATTGTGGAACGTGTGCCATTGCAGCATATGACCAAGAAAAAATGGATGGACTTATAGGTGTAGATGGAAATGAGGAATTTGTTGTGTATTTTGCGCCAATTGGAAAGCTAACTTGA